The genomic interval TGCAGGGCATTCACATTGCAGGACATGCACATTGTATGGCATACATAGTGCAGGGCATAAACAATGCAAACATACACATTTCATGACATACACATTTAAGGGCATACTTATTGCATGACAAACACATTGCATGGTATACACATTGCAGAACATTCACATTGCAGATTATACAAATTGCTTGGTATACACATTGCAGGATATGCACATTGCAGGACATGCACATAGTAGGACATTCACACTGTAGGATATACGCATTGCATGACATTTCCACTGCAGGACATGCACTTTGCAAGGTATACTCATTGCAGGGCATGCACATTGCAGGACATACACATTGCAGGGTATACACATTGCAGGGCATACACAATGCAGGACATGCACATTGCAGGACATTCACATTGCAGGGCATGCACATTGTATGGCATACATATTGCAGGGCATAAACAATGCAAACATACACATTTCATGACATACACATTTAAGGGCATACTTATTGCATGACAAACACATTGCATGGTATACACATTGCAGAGCATTCACTTTGCATGGCAAAATCATAGAGGGGCATACAAATTGCAGGGCACATACATTTTAGGGCATACACATTGTAGGTCGTACAAATTTTGGGTCGTACACATTGCAGGGAATACACATTGTAGAGCATACACATTGCGGGGCATACACATTGTAGTGCATACACATTGTGGGGTATACACATTGTAGTGCATACACATTGCGGGGCATACACATTGTAGTGCATACACATTGCGGGGCATACACATTGTAGTGCATACACATTGTGGGGTATACACATTGTAGGGCATACACATTGTAGTGCATACACATTGTAGTGCATACACATTGTGGGGTATACACATTGTAGGGCATACACATTGTAGTGCATACACATTGTAGTGCATACACATTGTGGGGTATACACATTTCGGGACATACACATTGCATGGCATACACATTGTAGGATAAACACATTGTAGGGCATACATAATGTTGGACATACACTGAGGCCCTGCACATTGTAAGGCATAGACATTGCAGGGCATACAAATGGCATACATATTGTGGGGTATACACTAGTTcctcttgaatgctctgagcttttatgagtacatacgtacagctcccAACGACCAGGAGgatcaatagctgggagttggattattgcaactagggtATACACATTTCGGGACACACACATTGCATGGCAAACACATTGTAGGACATACACATTGTAGGGCATACATATGGCAGGGCATACAAATTAAAGAACATATAAATGGAACTGTATACACTTTGCGGGGGATATTCAATGCGAGGCATGTACATTGAAGGGGATGTACGTTGCAGGTCATACACTTTGCAGGAAATATACATTGCAGGATTAACACATTGCGGGGCATATAAATTTCGGGGAATCTACATTGCAAAGTATACAACTTGCGGGGAATatatggtttattcaatatatacaatagacaaaccGTCCATGAGTATgcatgatcaaaacatagtaacatatatgaggcatgacatgtgatcagtattgaattccataagttgttaaataaagtatcaatacatgaaaaggtctagATCTAGGTCTAGGAATATACAATGCAGATCATACACATGGTAGGGCATACCCCCTGTAGGGCATGCACATTTAGTGGCATACATATTTTTGCGCATTCGCATTGAAGGTCATACAAATTGTAGGAAATACAAATTGCAGGGCATATATATTGCACGGCATACACGGGCCATACATATGGTAGGGCAAACAAATTGTGAGGCATACACATTGAAGGGCATATATATTGCAGAGCTTACACATTGCAGGTCATATACACTGCAGGGCATACACATTTTAGGACAAACATATTGTAGGGGATACATATTGCAATGTATTTACATTGCAGGGTATACATTTTGTAGGGTATATACATAACAAGGCATATACACATACCAGGGCATACATATGTAAGCAATTTACATTTTAGGTTATACACATTGTAAGGCATGCCTAATTGTAGGGCATACACATTTTAGGAATACCCATTTTGGGGCATACCTATTGCATGAAATACACATTGCAGGGCATACACATTGTAGGGCGTTCACTTAGCAGGATGTACCCATTGTAGGGCATACACATTGAAGGGCATACACATTGTTGAGCAAATACATTGTTGGGCATACTCATTTTAGAGTGTACACATTGAAGGGCATTCATGTTGTAGGGCATACACATTGCAGGGCATACGCATTGCAGCGTGTACACATTTCAGGCATACACATTgcaggatatatatatatatatatatatataataaaagtaaaaaatgtgCAGCGtgcttatataactatatatatatatatatatatatatatatatatatatatatatatatatatatatatatatatatatatatatatatatatatatatatatatatatatatatatatatttaagggCATACACAAAGCAGGGCAAACACATTTTAGGGCATTCACATAGCAGAGCATACGCATTGCCGGATGTACGCATTGCTGGGTATACCCTTTGAAGGGCATACCCATTGTATGGCATACACATTAGAGGGCAAACACATTGTGGGGAATACATATTGTTGTGAATACGCATGGTAGGACATACGCCTGGTAGGACAAACGAATTGCAGGGTGTACACATTGCAGGGCATACCCATTGAAGGACATACCCACTGTAGGGCATACTCATTTTAGGACATTTACATTATAAGACAAATACATTACACAACATGTACATTGCAGGGCATATGCACACTAGGGCATACACTTAAAGGGAGCATATACAATGCAGGGCATAACCATTGTAGGGCATACACATTGCATGGCATACACATTTCTTGGTGTACACATTTCACAGTATATCCATTGTAGGACATACACATTGTAGAACACACGAACTGCAGAGCATACTCATTTGAGGGCATACACATTGCGGGGCATATTACTTGTCTTTAATTCTAATTGACGGGCAAACACATTGTAGGTCATACCGATTTTAGGGCAATAACAGTGTAGGGCATACCCATTGTAGGGCATATCAATTGAAGGGCATACACATTGCAGGACATACACATTTTAGTACACACGGTGCGGGGCATATACATTGAAGGGCATACAAATATGGGGGCATATACATTGCAGGGCACACACAGTGCGGGGTACACAAGGTGTGGGGTACACACGGTGCGGGGCATATACATTGTAGGTCATACACATATCAAGGCATACACATTGCAGGGCACACACATTGCGGGATGCACACGGTGTGCGGGGTACACACGGTGTGCTGGGTACACATGGTGCGTGGCATATACAGTGTAGGGCATACACATATCAGGGCATACACATTGCAGGACATTCAAATTGCGGGCACACACATTGTAGGGTTGACACACAACGGGGCATACATTGTAGTCAATGCATATTGCAGGTCATTCACATTGTAGGGCATATAGATTGCAGGGCATATACATTGTAGGGCATATAGATTGCAAGGCATAAACATTGTAGGGCATATAGATTGCAGGGCATATACATTGTATGGCATATAGATTGCAGGGCATATACATTGTATGGCATATATATTGCAGGGCATATACATTGTATGGCATATAGATTGCAGGGCATATACATTGTATGGCATATAGATTGCAGGGCATATACATTGTATGGCATATAGATTGCAGGGCATATACATTGTATGGCATATAGATTGCAGGGCATATACATTGTATGGCATATAGATTGCAGGGCATATACATTGTAGGGCATATAGATTGCAGGACATATACATTGTATGGCATATAGATTGCAGGGCATAAGCATTGTAGGGCATATAGATTGCAGGGCATATACATTGTATGGCATATAGATTGCAGGGCATATACATTGTAGGGCATATAGATTGCAGGGCATATACATTGTAGGGCATATAGATTGCAGGGCATAAACATTGTAGGGCATATAGATTGCAGGGCATATACATTGTAGGGCATATAGATTGCAGGGCATATACATTGTATGGCATATATATTGCAGGGCATATACATTGTAGGGCATATAGATTGCAGGGCATATACATTGTATGGCATATAGATTGCAGGGCATATACATTGTAGGGCATATAGATTGCAGGGCATATACATTGTAGGGCATATAGATTGCAGGGCATATACATTGTAGGGCATATAGATTGCAGGTCATACACATTGTATGGCATATAGATTGCAGGGCATATACATTGTAGGGCATATAGATTGCAGGGCATAAACATTGTAGGGCATATAGATTGCAGGGCATAAACATTGTAGGGCATATAGATTGCAGGGCATATACATTGTATGGCATATAGATTGCAGGGCATATACATTGTATGGCATATAGATTGCAGGGCATAAACATTGTAGGGCATATAGATTGCAGGGCATATACATTGTATGGCATATAGATTGCAGGGCATATACATTGTATGACATATAGATTGCAGGGCATATACATTGTAGGGCATATAGATTGCAGGGCATATAGATTGCAGGGCATATACATTGTAGGGCATATACATTGTAGGGCATATAGATTGCAGGGCATATACATCGTTGGGCGTGGACATTTTGAGCCATATATATCTCAGGCGCACGCATTGCATGGCACACGCATTGCAGGGCATACACATTGCATGGCACACGCATTGCAGGGCATACACATTGCATGGCACACGCGTCGCAAGGCGTACAAATAGGTTGTAGGGCATACACGATGGTTGTGCCAAATACGTTTTTATCTCCTTCCAGTGTTTTTAAGTACGGGTATTTGACACACACTCGTTTTCGTTAATGGCAAACGCCGATGATCACAGTTCTAATGGTAATTAACGTTTGCTACAGACCGCATTTTCAAAACCACCAAAGCCTCTGAATGACTCTGAAGTTGTTTCATTACGGACAACTTAGGTCCAGAATCGACATTTGAATCGTAGCATAGTTTTACAGTGCATTGCCGCCTTGATGAACGATCAACTACGTGCATCAATCTTCGCAATATTTATTATTGGTactaaaatcataataaatactCATTTATCTTTTACGACAGGTTTTGTTTCCTGTAAAGTACCTCTAAGTGCGATACAAGgccaatatttgtttgtttatactATGATAGAAATTTACCCATAGATGAGTGTTGTGACTGTGTGGCAGTCGTACAATACACTCGACGTTGGTTTATCTCACTATCTATATGGCACAGAACATTGGACAGATACAAGTTTAGTTTgttaaaaagtgttttatattCCGAAACAAATGCATCATTTTTGAATAGGTAACAGCGTGAAATGGAATGTCTTTACGAGTATTTTTTATCTATAATATTCCTGAAAAGTTTGACACAACGCTATTTTGTATCGATCATTAATTGTATCTGACAAAAACCTGGTCTGTGGGATGGACATCAAATATACACAAGAAATTATGTGACTTAATACCGGATTATGATACTACCGCTTTCACTCTTGTACATTATATTGAATAAGCTGTAATTACCGATCTGCAGGTAGATATTCTCAGAACCGTTAACGTGCTCATTATATTGATGAGACAATTGCCAAAGCACGGAATATATGTAAAAGAAGGCAAAATGACAATAACTGTAAGAGGACTGAGCAGTAGAGAAATAGTTGGTTAATGAATATTATTGAAGAGTGCACTGAGAGAGGGTTAATGCATCAACGAATGCATTAACGACGATGTGTTTCAGGTAACGTCCAGGGGCGGCGAGTTTAGCTACGGCGGGaaaacaaaggtcaaggtctgaGGGCGTCAGTCTATTTATAGTTGCGATGTCGACAGAGGCTTTACTATGACGAGCGCTGCGAACGGATTGCCTGGGTTTGAGGGTAACGTTTGATATTGTTACAATTTAACGTTTGTATTTAAAAGCTCAATTGTTGTGTTagacaatatattttgataataacatatATGTTGATAAGTACGTACATAAATTTCGAGCATGCTGTGATGGTGGTTCGCACGCATAACTTGTccattttacaataattttaggTACGATGTCGTGCGAATAAATTCACAAGACCGTAGTTCAATCTCTAAATATAAGGCCagatttgttttgtttcaaactcATTTCCTATAACTATTTATTGACAATCGTATCTTGGAAATTAGagtcttgttttaatttaaattattgccACAGTTTCAGAATATTGCGCTTGGGAAATATTAATTTCCCACCGAGTGACCTAATCCATGGTCATTAAGGTGTCATCTAGCCCGTCGATATTTCATAAAATCCGACCCGCAGGGCTGTTCTCAGCAAGCCGATATCAATTTATTTCATCTTGCTGTCAATTGATAGCCTATGTTGCATGGTTAACGAATGCCGTTAAACTCAATGATAATTAATCGCTTGTGGGAGCTTGCTACTGTTATTAGCTTTTATAAGCTCTTAACAACATTTTCAGAATTAATTTTATGGATTTTATAAATCGAATTTCTAATATTTGTTACTTTTTTCGATAATGATCACCATCGCCATTCTCATGTTACATCACATAGCAGGTATCAACCACCTCCCCAAGTGAGATACTAAATAAAGAGTTACATTTgttcaataaaaataacattcgattgtttttttcttttattaggcttacgtataaatatttaaatactgcaCTATGTAAGTCGCAGTTAATAGTGGTAATAAAAGTAATgtgataaaattatttaaagttaaGTTAAATGTGTCATCATCGATATCTTTTTTTCTATAGTCATCAtcttgattatttatttattatcttcCTTCAACTATGATACATTTCGGTTGAATATTGTTAAGACAAGATTGTCAATTAAAATGGGTCTACATTTCTAAAGCACAGGTGTTATTAATGTTGAAAATTAGATTgtcatttacatgtaaatattataGCTGTACTGCGCGAGCACAAGCGGTTGGCTTCAAAACTAACGTCAGATGAGATCAGAGCCATCTCGGAATACATCGAGGAGAGACTGCGGCAGGAGCAGGCCGATATCAACTTCCGGTTATACGCGTTACGCAACGATTATGACATCACAGTGCGCAGGAGCTCGGAAACGATAACCGATCTGTACCAGGAACTCAACGAAAAGAAAGAAATTATCAAGCACTATCAGAGCTCAGATAAGAACATCATAGCTGCACATAAACAAAAAGAAGAGCGTTGGGAAAGAAAACAAGACTTGCTGTTGAATGAGATACAGAAGACCGAAGGAGAAGCCGCTAAAGCAAAGTCTAGACTCGAAACGCTTGAAAGCGAACTGGAGAAAACGACTAAAGCGGTGAGCGAGTTAGAGACTAAGCTAGAAATAGCGAACAAAGCGGTAGCAAAGGTAGAAGAAGCAGAGCTGGTGATACAGGAGCGAGATGAGGGAAAGGTGGAGATATTGAAGCTTAAAATGGAGGTAGACAAGCGGGACCGGGCTGTATCGAGCAACGAGAAGATGATAGCAGTGTTAAAGGCGGACCTGGAACAGCTGGGAAAGGACAAGAAGTACACGGACATGAGGACCACCAATATACAGGATGAGCTCCGGAAACAGGTTGCAGAGGTACATAATGATGAATTAACAAGTTTAAGCGTCATTCGGTTGTATCTtctttacattttacattaacttcgAAAGATTCCATGTATCACTTGTATGTAACTATATGATTTAAAGTTACCAATAAAGTTCAATCAATGTTCCCACATTAGATATGATAGTGTGGGGCATAGAAGTCCACGTGGATATTAAACTGCCAAAACATTAATGTTCGCCAACAGCACTACATATTAAATTGAATATGCTTTCTAAGTTCTTTCTAATGATACTCGATTTGTCATGCATGAAGTTGGTATAATTCGTTAAAATGGCGTGGCATGTGAGCATTTTAACATGTCTATTTAGTGCGTGACAGAACAGCTGttgtaaaataatgtgaaaattAATATAATTCCACCGTTTTCCGAAAATTGATCAACATGCAACGACCCATGGTCCCACGAAGATGCTTTAAATCGCAGCTTCTGGTTCCCAGGTGGCCGAGAAGTGCAAGCAGCTGACAGAGCTCCAGTTCCGGTTGCAAATGGAGGAGCGGCAGGTGACCACGATGCAGAAGCAGCTGAAGCAGGCGACCGAGGAGCTGAGAAATTACAAGCGTCTCTTGGAGGAAGAACGGTAAATGCGATCGTCTCATCTATTTgacttgtattattaataaataggTATTATAGTTTGTAAGTAACTGAAACTGGTACGATAAATTTAATTGGAATAGAATGGAACGATCCATCGTAAGAATTTACTTTATAGTTTGCACTTGCATAATGGGTAAAGTTAATTCGAAAGAAAAatacatacattgtatttatacatttttagcaCTTTATAAATACACCGGTGGAGCATGTTCACAGTAGATACTAGACGGCCAGTAAAACAATACGGATATGCTTAGGTCTACCGTCGGTCATCTGTCTTGTACGAATCTGATTGCAGCGCCAATCAAAAGCCAGAAACtttattataatgacaataacatgTTTTATCGATGGATCATCGGATAGCCATATATATGCTTTATGCTACATAACGCATTCGCACATCGCTAATTACCGGTACATAATCAGCATAGTAATTGCGCTTTCCCATCAAAAGCCGCATACGTGTAATACATGTGAGTTTGTTGCAAAGATTGTTACCttttttcacacacacacaaaataaattataatgaccTCACAGCGTGTATTGCATAGGATACATATAACCGAAGGATACTTATAACCGAAATATTCATTTTCCAGACCGCCTCTACACCCAAAGGACCCCATCGTAGTGACGCTGAAGAAGGATCTCGACATCATGGACATCCGTATCCGGTCCCTAGACATCGCAGTGCGCCTGCGCATGGACGAAATCAAGAAGCTAGAAGACCGCGTGGAGGACACGGAGGCAGAAGAGAAACTCGTGGAACAAATTAGGAAAGAAATTTACACTCACGGAGATACCTTCCTCGAACTCACTGTATCAGAGCTAGTGAAAAAGCTTGACTTTAAAAAGCGTCGTCTGCAGGACGAGTTGTCCTACGCACGGGACTGGGAACAACCGTCACGTGACGCCGATATGTTGCGATCGGAAATAACGGCGCTCATGAAACAGGCGGCTATATGCAAAGCGACGGAGCTGAGCAATCGAGCGGCGAAGCAGCTCCAGAAGATTGATCTCATCATGCGCGGGACGTCCGATTCATTCCGAATGCCCAAGATATACAAAGTGTCCGAACGCGGAAACAGCGATCAACGATCTCACAGATCTAAGCTTTCAAATGGACACAGGCATCCGCAATTTCCGCACAAACCGGCGTTCATAACGTCATCGACGCCGATAAATTCGTTTGACTCAGGCGGAGGATCAATGACGTCACGATCAACGCATAAACGTTTCAACGTTCAAACTAGCAACGTCGTGCGAGTCTCAAAATCCCGCGCAGGTCGACCGCCGGCTCTTGGGAACTACACTGACGATTCTAAGATTCAGTATATAGACACCGTGGAGCTGGACTTATCCCGACTGACTCCCGTTTCTAGCTCGAGGCGCGAGAGCCAGTCGGACCGGATGACTTTGAAATCGGTGTCGGACAGCACGGTACCCGCAATATTGGAATGAACTATCGTTTAGTGCTTCGATGCCGCCGAGGGGACCCTGCAGTGTACCAGCTaaagaaaagaacacatttgattGACAACAGAGGAGGTATTAACGTGCTGGTCAAGATTCGCCttattataccctttattactggtactattatttttcaaatgcagCTCAATGTCcggccatatcagcaagaaagttgctggcgtttatttcatattcatattcgctcatatctcgactttactcgcttctaaatttcttagcgggataacCTTACTACAGCTCCACTAAAAAAATCGCAGAAAGCTTAGTCGAGTTATAAAGCGaaatttaatacgaaataaacgctaatcactatCGTACTCATATGGCTGGAAAAAGCGcttcttttaaaaaaattaagaaaagtaATATAGGATATAAAACGGTggaaaatacctgtctcggcatggacgtcgttaTCTTGACTATTACGTGATAACTCCCTCTGTTGACAAGCGACCTTGCTgctcatttaaataaatgtaatgtcGTGAAGATTTATAAATTGATCACGATATTATTTTTTCCGAAGAAATGCGTTCAGCACTAGTattgtccgtccttctgtctctccgcccgtccgtccgtccgctaATTAGGACCACGACTATCTATTCAGTAACTATTTATTGAGGATATCGAGAGACCGTGTATGGTCCAAGAAACCTAACTCTTTCTGTATAATATCTTGATCTGTTTCAATTTGCTTTCTTTTATTGTGCATCGCATAACTACAAACAGCAATTTTCTTGTGCAAAGGGTATTGAAGGCATTCTAACGAAAACTTCATATTCATAAGGAGTTTTGAGACGAGGTGCAAAGTAAAATAACCACGAGTTGTTctttaatatgtgtcttgttttgtgaaaatttggcaaaatgcatgtgcgtaaagtgtcgtcccagattagcctgtgcagtccgcacaggcttatcagggacgacactttcagctttaatggtatttttcgattaaaggaagtcctttttaaccgaaaatctattttaagcggaaagtttcgttcctgattagcatctgcgggctgcacaggctaatctgggacgacactttacgcacatgcattatgtccagttttctcagaacacgactcaattatttacagagttattgtGATGTGCAGTCTACAATTTCAATTTAAACTGTTTTAACATAGAACTTCATAAATTTACAAAGAACACGGCGGAGAAGTGCAGACTGAACGTACTACAACTCTCTTCagtgattttatttatttcaattgaatAATGTTCATGCGCACAGCACTACCGCATAATGCAATTTATTATGCAGATCATAACTCCTAGTCACAAACGGATTCGAATCAAACTTTATATACACATATTAGACTTTTGCAGGACGTATAGGGTACAATAACCGTTACTCACTATTCTTTGACGTGGGTGGCGCTATTGTCCGTCCATTTAGTTTTGTGTGCACAGCAAAActattttcaattattaaaaaacgGGAATGTCTTTAATAACTCATTCATAGGCTTTGGAATAAAGAAAATACATCTACTTAGATTCACGCTAAAACACTCCCGACTTTGATTATGTGCATGTTGTCAATGGTGGTCGCAATAAAATTCCattaataaagaaatatgttACTAGTGGTTAATTTCAAGTTTgactttaaatgaaaacaattattgaatttttaaattattaaaaattatattctGTATTAAAAGTCTTATGTCTGAGAGTTGTTTGACGAATACTTGCCCTGGTTGGTTATATCCGGatttgaaaatcaaattaacaTATTCGGGTCACGAATATATTTTCGAGTTTCGTTCATTGGGTCCGTTCGGtgacatttcttgtttaattttagaACCGCTAATTAGGAAATTTCCGATGGATTAATGTATAATCTAAATGCTGATTACCCGAGGTTTCCAATCAACTCTCGCACAAGATTAGGCAATATCACCCGAACCAGTTTTATTGAAGGTCGGAAacataattgttaaaacgttatggTTTCGTCTTTTTTATTGCTATATTATGTATTGTAAGTCGCACGTATACATGTGGTTGTTTATGTACAGTGGTTGCTCTATTCAAGAACAATTTTGCTCAATAAATGTTGTTGGTCTACCaactaatatacatgtatgagtaTCTCGGTGTGCATGTGCCAGTGCCCTAGCCTACACACTACGGTGTCCAAACTACACACGGtgcattattgtaaaaaaaacacaacatttatgtCAATATACCATATGATCAGACACACATAACGTTAATTCAGATAGATAATATATGTGTAAATAATGCCGCCTATGTTTGATgatgtatcatcatcatcagcagcagcatcagcatcatcatcgtcgttgtcATCGTataatttaaaacagttttattgACGTAAATGTACAGTCGATCAAATGTAATTATGCTGACAAATGGCAATTCTGTTTCAAAATGACGTTGAAATTCTGCTGCATGTATGTACATGCTATTGTGCGGCAAGTAGTAAACACATATGAAAGTTTCATGTATTCATCGATTTACCTTTTTTTCAGCACATAtactattaaataataaatttataaaaacataaatgtaataatatttaaaGGGAAGaaaaattacaatgtttaatCATAGCGAATAGTTATGTCGTTCAAGGATTTTAATGAATTTCAACATAGCTGTATTAAGGAAGCCAAGCGACAAAGTTTCTCAAACGACCAAATAAGCTCAATACTTCGATAATTTTCAAGAAATATGATATGTATCACATCGAAGCACTTCAAAGCACCTAGATTTAAACGATACATTTCAACGTATTTTCCAGAAATTCAGAACACTGAAAACAATGCAAAATCAAATATTTATCTAattggcaaaaacaatatattgaataatttgaaggaAAACAAGTAAGATGCACTAACGTATATTTTAAATCAGGTGGGAATCAAATTTATCTCTACATACGACTACATATAACGACGGTCCtacaccaatatatatatatatatatatatatatatatatatatatatatatatatatatatatatatatatatatatatatatatatatatatatatatatatatatatatatatatatatatatatatccaacgaattgtgttttttttaggcGCATGTTCAATGTTGACTAACAAGTCTAACTGAAGAACAGTTTACCTTACGGCATATTGGTTTATCGACACCGACAGAACATTAAGATGTCAGCTATTAGTTTGATTTTAACACATCTCATGCGATTTAGAACCGCCGTGTGTTCACATGAGTTCTACGTCACAATCAACGCCCACGGTGCCGTTAGTCAAGGCTAAATTAACAGCCGGCACGTTTTCAGCGTCTATTTCTGTTTCTTCGTTTACCTGACATTCACCAAAGTCGTTTTTCGGGGTTACTTCCTGAGAGTCACTCGGCGATATAAGTTCATTCGGTTCAGTAACGGGCTCCATGGTTTCTTTCATTGTTGGCATTTTCGTCTGCTGCATCATCCGGGAGAGTGCCGACGACCGTAGCGTAATGCTGTCGGAGAGTTCGTAGTTCAGGATCTTGTCCCTGAAGGAGCGCTCGTCGCCCTTCGTCCTGGCATACAGGCGCGGGTTCATGAACTTCAGGCTCATGTGTGGCCGCAGGGAGCCGTCGAAACCCTTTTTCCATTTTGCTGCATCAAAAAAGAATTGactgtattttttacaataatgttAGAATTCAATTAACTAAGCTTTTTGCATTAGACCTTTAATAAAAACCCGAATAGGATTATAATGTATGCTTACCTGCAAGATGAGAGACGATTTATAAAGAAAATCCAAAATATATGCTCTTTAAATGGAGTTGGAAGGATTTTGCAAGGATATTACTTACTGTATGGAAATGTTTCCACGTAGAGTTTCCTCAGCTCGAATGGTGTCATGGTGACAGGTTTTGACATCGCTTCC from Dreissena polymorpha isolate Duluth1 chromosome 1, UMN_Dpol_1.0, whole genome shotgun sequence carries:
- the LOC127842963 gene encoding protein Hook homolog 1-like: MTSAANGLPGFEAVLREHKRLASKLTSDEIRAISEYIEERLRQEQADINFRLYALRNDYDITVRRSSETITDLYQELNEKKEIIKHYQSSDKNIIAAHKQKEERWERKQDLLLNEIQKTEGEAAKAKSRLETLESELEKTTKAVSELETKLEIANKAVAKVEEAELVIQERDEGKVEILKLKMEVDKRDRAVSSNEKMIAVLKADLEQLGKDKKYTDMRTTNIQDELRKQVAEVAEKCKQLTELQFRLQMEERQVTTMQKQLKQATEELRNYKRLLEEERPPLHPKDPIVVTLKKDLDIMDIRIRSLDIAVRLRMDEIKKLEDRVEDTEAEEKLVEQIRKEIYTHGDTFLELTVSELVKKLDFKKRRLQDELSYARDWEQPSRDADMLRSEITALMKQAAICKATELSNRAAKQLQKIDLIMRGTSDSFRMPKIYKVSERGNSDQRSHRSKLSNGHRHPQFPHKPAFITSSTPINSFDSGGGSMTSRSTHKRFNVQTSNVVRVSKSRAGRPPALGNYTDDSKIQYIDTVELDLSRLTPVSSSRRESQSDRMTLKSVSDSTVPAILE
- the LOC127866737 gene encoding uncharacterized protein LOC127866737 — its product is MINKRKLTFLLLLLCSIRVRQVATTTSTTVVTPKSSSAPVNPVSTESNNNVELLIIGIAVGIVVVVLTAVLVGVCYSLYRKKKKQVHPHSDTETFYSRSESETESRPTTASHIHLDPEPEEAMSKPVTMTPFELRKLYVETFPYTKWKKGFDGSLRPHMSLKFMNPRLYARTKGDERSFRDKILNYELSDSITLRSSALSRMMQQTKMPTMKETMEPVTEPNELISPSDSQEVTPKNDFGECQVNEETEIDAENVPAVNLALTNGTVGVDCDVELM